A genomic segment from Triticum dicoccoides isolate Atlit2015 ecotype Zavitan chromosome 1A, WEW_v2.0, whole genome shotgun sequence encodes:
- the LOC119358082 gene encoding uncharacterized protein LOC119358082 — MCSHSGGRRRCTATPAAPEARSPQPPGSNRRRLGYSGTTGAAIAPAARARRRIWQARVPHLRRLVFLSDQTDDEAPSDWKSRMWTRRIEPEAVGSKRTPSDWMSRMWKRMVKQSATSLNPGKYSVECPRNGKDMKVKDWRFFMWLDKYLDMVEEIWMINVLIMGNASARCVSREIQRRIDATRAENDATRA, encoded by the exons ATGTGCAGCcactccggcgggcggcggcgttgcACGGCGACTCCAGCGGCTCCGGAGGCGCGGAGTCCCCAGCCACCAGGAAGCAACCGCAGGAGGCTCGGCTACTCCGGCACTACAGGCGCCGCTATTGCCCCAGCAGCACGGGCCCGGCGGCGAATCTGGCAAGCACGTGTGCCGCACCTCCGGCGACTAG TGTTCCTGTCCGACCAAACGGATGATGAGGCTCCCTCTGACTGGAAGTCCAGAATGTGGACGAGAAGAATTGAGCCTGAAGCAGTCGGCTCCAAAAGGACTCCCTCTGACTGGATGTCCAGAATGTGGAAGAGAATGGTGAAGCAGTCAGCGACATCTCTGAATCCGGGCAAATATTCAGTGGAATGCCCAAGGAATGGCAAGGATATGAAG GTGAAAGACTGGCGTTTCTTCATGTGGCTGGACAAGTACTTGGACATGGTCGAGGAAATTTGGATGATAAATGTGCTCATCATGGGCAATGCATCTGCTCGCTGCGTGTCACGAGAAATTCAGCGACGTATTGATGCTACGAGGGCTGAAAATGATGCTACAAGAGCCTAA